A part of Gemmatimonas groenlandica genomic DNA contains:
- a CDS encoding amidohydrolase family protein, giving the protein MATGAQSSTGATTAFTGATLIDGTDRAPIADATLVVRDGRVIAAGPAARVTIPAGAARVALAGKVIMPGIINSHGHASSAGDLATYAAYGVTTLYSLGGEPADVFAARDAQREAQRSGAPLSPLVSRVFLAGPVMTPTTPDEARTQVAGVAAQHVDIAKIRVDDNLGLGPKMTPEVYRAVINEAHARKLRLAVHMYYFADAVDLLNSGADFMAHSVRDVEVNDAFAASLRAKKVCYTPTLMREVSTFVYESTPSFFADSLFLAHANKVWMATLQQPARMEAMRTSASAQQYKKQLPVAMRNLKRLSDAGVRIAMGTDTGPMGRFQGYFELMELEMMVEAGMTPRAVLAAATRDAASCMKIDRELGTLEPGKWADFLVLNANPLENISNVRKQHSVWIGGKRVGTGS; this is encoded by the coding sequence GTGGCGACTGGTGCTCAGTCGTCGACCGGAGCGACCACCGCCTTCACCGGCGCCACGCTCATCGACGGCACCGACCGCGCTCCGATCGCCGATGCCACGCTGGTGGTGCGCGATGGACGCGTGATCGCGGCCGGTCCGGCGGCCCGCGTGACCATCCCCGCCGGCGCCGCACGCGTGGCCTTGGCGGGCAAGGTGATCATGCCCGGCATCATCAACAGTCACGGACACGCCAGCAGTGCCGGCGATCTGGCGACGTATGCCGCCTATGGTGTGACCACGCTGTATTCGCTGGGCGGCGAGCCGGCCGATGTGTTCGCAGCGCGCGACGCCCAGCGCGAGGCGCAGCGGAGCGGAGCGCCGCTATCGCCATTGGTGTCGCGCGTATTTCTGGCAGGCCCGGTCATGACACCGACCACGCCAGACGAGGCGCGCACGCAGGTCGCAGGTGTGGCCGCGCAGCACGTCGACATCGCCAAGATCCGCGTGGATGACAACCTCGGACTTGGCCCTAAGATGACGCCCGAGGTGTATCGCGCCGTCATCAACGAGGCACACGCCCGCAAACTGCGATTGGCGGTGCACATGTACTACTTCGCCGACGCGGTCGACCTGTTGAACAGCGGCGCCGACTTCATGGCGCACAGCGTGCGCGACGTGGAGGTGAACGACGCATTCGCCGCGTCACTCCGCGCGAAGAAGGTGTGCTACACGCCCACGCTCATGCGCGAAGTGTCCACGTTCGTGTACGAGAGCACGCCGTCATTCTTTGCCGATTCACTCTTCCTGGCCCACGCGAACAAGGTGTGGATGGCAACGCTGCAGCAGCCGGCGCGCATGGAAGCCATGCGCACGAGTGCCAGTGCGCAGCAGTACAAGAAGCAGTTGCCGGTGGCCATGCGGAATCTCAAGCGACTCTCCGACGCCGGCGTGCGCATTGCCATGGGTACCGACACGGGTCCGATGGGTCGCTTCCAGGGCTACTTCGAATTGATGGAGCTCGAGATGATGGTCGAGGCAGGAATGACGCCTCGCGCGGTGCTTGCCGCCGCTACCCGTGATGCCGCCAGTTGCATGAAGATCGACCGTGAGCTCGGTACGCTGGAACCCGGCAAGTGGGCGGATTTCCTGGTGCTCAACGCCAATCCGCTCGAGAATATTTCGAACGTGCGGAAGCAGCATTCGGTGTGGATCGGTGGCAAGCGCGTGGGGACGGGATCGTAA
- a CDS encoding aldo/keto reductase yields the protein MINRRDFLGLSAGLGASLGLSPRLLAALNSLPQGQLLQRAIPSTGEMIPVIGLGSSATFATVARAEDASGLKAVFQAMADRGARVFDTAPSYGASEVVAGGIVNELGVANKLFWATKVNVAGRGGASADPAAARAQIEKSFTIFKQPKIDLMQVHNMGDPATQLPIVREFKKAGRVRYVGITTTFPNQYAQLIEVMRNEPLDFIGVDYAADNRDVEDVILPLAIEKKIAVLAYAPFGRTSLFRRAAGKELPAFAKEFDATTWAQFFLKFTLTHPAITAVTPATSQAKNMIDNIGGGMGRLPTAAHRKQIIEYVDALPQLPGR from the coding sequence ATGATCAATCGTCGCGATTTCCTCGGCCTCTCCGCCGGACTCGGCGCCTCGCTCGGCCTCTCGCCCCGCCTGCTCGCCGCTCTCAACAGCCTGCCCCAAGGCCAGCTGCTGCAGCGCGCCATCCCCAGCACCGGCGAGATGATCCCGGTGATCGGACTCGGCAGTTCGGCCACCTTCGCCACCGTGGCGCGGGCGGAAGACGCGAGTGGGCTGAAGGCGGTCTTTCAGGCCATGGCCGATCGCGGCGCACGGGTCTTCGACACCGCGCCAAGCTATGGCGCCTCCGAGGTGGTAGCCGGTGGCATCGTGAACGAACTCGGCGTCGCCAACAAGCTCTTCTGGGCCACGAAGGTAAACGTGGCCGGTCGCGGTGGTGCATCGGCCGATCCGGCGGCGGCGCGGGCGCAGATCGAGAAGTCGTTCACGATCTTCAAGCAGCCCAAGATCGATCTCATGCAGGTGCACAACATGGGCGACCCGGCCACCCAGCTGCCCATCGTGCGTGAATTCAAGAAGGCCGGCCGCGTGCGCTACGTGGGCATCACGACCACGTTCCCGAATCAGTATGCGCAGCTCATCGAGGTCATGCGCAATGAGCCGCTCGACTTCATCGGCGTGGACTACGCCGCCGACAATCGGGACGTGGAAGACGTGATCCTGCCGCTCGCCATCGAGAAGAAGATCGCGGTGCTGGCCTACGCACCATTCGGTCGCACCAGCTTGTTCCGTCGAGCCGCAGGCAAGGAACTGCCGGCCTTCGCCAAGGAATTCGACGCCACCACCTGGGCGCAGTTCTTCCTCAAGTTCACGCTTACGCACCCGGCCATTACCGCGGTCACCCCGGCCACCAGTCAGGCCAAGAACATGATCGACAACATCGGCGGCGGTATGGGACGATTGCCCACCGCCGCGCACCGCAAGCAGATCATCGAGTACGTGGACGCCTTGCCGCAGCTGCCGGGGCGCTGA
- a CDS encoding GNAT family N-acetyltransferase: MLSTERLTLDPLTYSDAEFIVELLTDPDWLRYIGDRGVRTVHDARGYLENGPMASYATNGFGLYRVSLRESGVPIGMCGLLKRDALPDVDIGFAFLPAYRGQGYAFEAAAAIVADARDRLGMTRILAIVTPGNVGSIRVLQKLGMSQDGIVRMQAGGDALCLFVTRAETLIKVHD; encoded by the coding sequence ATGCTCTCCACCGAACGCCTCACACTCGACCCGCTCACGTACAGCGACGCCGAGTTCATCGTCGAGCTGCTCACTGACCCCGATTGGCTGCGCTACATCGGCGATCGCGGTGTGCGCACCGTACACGACGCGCGCGGCTATCTCGAGAACGGACCGATGGCGTCGTACGCGACGAACGGGTTCGGCCTGTACCGCGTGTCGCTGCGGGAGAGCGGCGTGCCGATCGGGATGTGCGGGCTGCTCAAGCGAGACGCCCTGCCCGACGTCGACATCGGATTCGCCTTCCTGCCGGCGTATCGCGGGCAGGGGTACGCGTTCGAAGCGGCGGCCGCGATCGTTGCCGACGCCCGTGACAGACTGGGGATGACGCGAATCCTGGCGATCGTCACGCCGGGGAATGTCGGGTCGATCCGGGTCCTGCAGAAACTCGGGATGAGTCAGGACGGCATCGTGCGTATGCAGGCGGGCGGGGATGCGCTCTGTCTGTTCGTCACCCGGGCCGAAACGCTAATAAAGGTTCATGATTAG
- a CDS encoding helix-turn-helix transcriptional regulator has protein sequence MVAPLAAAGVPYGVFDALSGELWWAESAQGLMSRSEQGELERYLSSVAHGSSAVHACVVGGRLEPVGVPRVRLAISAHPEVSSATVVVLTPRPAAAHGLAMDRLSLRERAVAELIARGESTKCIAADMGISEHTVRRHTEHLFTKLGVRTRAAVAAMVAATTA, from the coding sequence ATGGTGGCCCCGCTTGCCGCGGCGGGGGTGCCCTACGGCGTCTTCGATGCGCTGTCGGGAGAGCTCTGGTGGGCCGAGTCAGCGCAGGGTCTGATGTCGCGCAGTGAGCAAGGGGAGCTGGAACGGTATCTGAGCTCGGTGGCCCACGGGAGTTCCGCCGTCCACGCCTGCGTGGTCGGGGGTCGCCTGGAACCCGTTGGCGTGCCCCGCGTCCGGCTCGCGATCAGTGCGCACCCGGAGGTGAGTTCAGCCACGGTCGTGGTGCTCACCCCACGTCCCGCGGCGGCGCACGGACTGGCGATGGACCGGCTCAGCCTCCGCGAGCGCGCGGTGGCCGAATTGATCGCCCGAGGCGAAAGCACCAAGTGCATCGCCGCCGACATGGGCATCAGCGAGCACACCGTTCGGCGGCACACCGAGCACCTCTTCACCAAACTGGGCGTCCGCACCCGCGCCGCGGTGGCCGCCATGGTGGCCGCAACGACCGCCTGA
- a CDS encoding DUF2911 domain-containing protein, with protein sequence MRLFVATLAAGTALISATSVSAQSASLVYRLGKDTVAIEQFTRTATGMTGEMVQRSGAAVARYQYTITLSKNGRPSSASIKRLNADGSLPPNAPSDTRFTVTADSIVREAVFADSTQRRAFAAKQAMINFPTFIYGPTELLAGIAKSGGAADSLPALGAVGNLGVTGISPAGGDSVRMRGGAYAMILRFDATNKLQRVDGSYTTNKSIATRGAGGLDIAAIAKSMKPTGTLSLRETARGAFGQGGIVLIDYGRPSVRDRTVWGGALVPFDTVWRTGANDATHLFTSRTLTMGDLVVPPGAYTLFVQHTRAGTLLIVNKQVGQWGTIYSATNDLGRVPMQMTATPSHVEEFTIVVRSMGPTRGAIEMSWGPSMVSVPFTATAVRP encoded by the coding sequence ATGCGACTTTTCGTAGCTACACTCGCCGCCGGCACCGCGCTGATCAGCGCGACGTCGGTTTCCGCCCAGTCCGCCTCGCTCGTGTACCGGCTTGGCAAGGACACCGTGGCCATCGAGCAGTTCACGCGCACGGCCACCGGCATGACCGGGGAGATGGTGCAGCGCTCGGGCGCCGCCGTGGCGCGCTACCAGTACACCATCACGCTGTCGAAGAACGGACGGCCGTCGTCCGCGTCGATCAAGCGGTTGAACGCCGACGGCTCGTTGCCGCCGAACGCGCCCAGTGACACGCGCTTCACCGTGACCGCCGACTCCATCGTGCGCGAAGCCGTCTTCGCCGACAGCACACAGCGCCGCGCCTTCGCGGCCAAGCAGGCGATGATCAACTTCCCGACGTTCATCTACGGACCGACCGAGTTGCTGGCCGGTATCGCCAAGAGCGGTGGCGCAGCGGATTCCCTTCCGGCGCTCGGCGCGGTTGGCAATCTTGGCGTTACCGGAATCTCGCCTGCCGGTGGTGACAGCGTGCGGATGCGCGGTGGCGCCTACGCGATGATTCTGCGCTTCGACGCGACCAACAAGCTGCAGCGGGTGGATGGCTCGTACACCACCAACAAATCCATCGCCACGCGCGGCGCCGGCGGTCTCGACATCGCGGCGATCGCCAAGAGCATGAAGCCCACCGGGACGCTGTCGCTGCGCGAAACGGCGCGCGGTGCATTCGGACAGGGCGGCATCGTGCTGATCGACTACGGACGACCGTCGGTGCGCGACCGCACCGTGTGGGGCGGCGCGTTGGTGCCGTTCGATACCGTGTGGCGCACCGGCGCCAACGATGCCACTCACCTGTTCACGTCGCGCACGCTCACCATGGGTGATCTCGTCGTGCCGCCGGGGGCCTACACGTTGTTCGTGCAGCACACGCGCGCCGGCACGTTGCTCATCGTGAACAAGCAAGTGGGACAGTGGGGCACCATCTACTCAGCCACCAACGACCTCGGACGGGTTCCGATGCAGATGACGGCCACACCAAGTCACGTCGAAGAGTTCACGATCGTCGTGCGATCGATGGGCCCCACGCGCGGCGCGATCGAGATGTCATGGGGACCGAGCATGGTGAGCGTGCCCTTCACCGCCACCGCGGTGCGGCCATGA
- a CDS encoding glutathione peroxidase: MSTLSDFTVTSVLGEPMPLSSLAGGVTLVVNVASQCGLTPQYAGLEELYRSYHAQGLTVLGCPCNQFGGQEPGTEETIVQFCSTHFDVTFPLTSKLDVNGDDADALWQWMKSEKPGLLGSTSIKWNFTKFLIGRDGRVIERFDPTTLPSDMIPAIERALKQDAGA, from the coding sequence ATGAGCACGCTGTCGGATTTCACCGTCACGTCGGTGCTAGGCGAGCCGATGCCGCTGTCGTCGTTGGCCGGCGGCGTCACGCTGGTGGTGAACGTGGCGAGTCAGTGCGGACTCACGCCGCAGTATGCGGGCCTCGAAGAATTGTATCGCAGCTACCACGCGCAGGGCCTCACGGTGCTCGGCTGCCCGTGCAATCAGTTCGGCGGCCAGGAGCCGGGTACCGAAGAGACGATCGTGCAATTCTGCAGTACGCACTTCGATGTCACCTTCCCGCTCACGTCGAAGCTCGACGTGAATGGGGACGATGCCGACGCGCTCTGGCAGTGGATGAAGAGCGAGAAACCCGGTCTGCTGGGGAGCACGTCGATCAAGTGGAACTTCACCAAGTTTCTGATCGGTCGCGACGGACGCGTCATCGAGCGCTTCGATCCCACCACACTGCCGAGCGATATGATTCCCGCTATCGAGCGCGCGCTGAAGCAAGACGCGGGAGCATAA
- a CDS encoding Ada metal-binding domain-containing protein, with protein sequence METEKLYTLIGPDGSRVTGTTKGTLGGYRKERRYGRLDCKAARRALANGALYAQQRVFFADEATAVAAGYHPCSVCMPVEYKKWRAAGGHSARP encoded by the coding sequence ATGGAAACGGAAAAGCTCTACACCCTGATCGGTCCCGACGGCTCGCGCGTCACCGGCACCACCAAAGGCACCCTCGGCGGATATCGCAAAGAACGCCGCTACGGCCGCCTGGACTGCAAGGCCGCCCGCCGCGCTCTCGCCAATGGCGCCCTGTACGCCCAGCAGCGGGTGTTCTTCGCTGATGAAGCCACCGCCGTTGCGGCCGGATACCATCCGTGCTCGGTGTGTATGCCGGTGGAGTACAAGAAGTGGCGAGCGGCCGGGGGCCACTCCGCCCGCCCGTAA
- a CDS encoding carbohydrate binding family 9 domain-containing protein, producing MPHHSTPRRFSYLSLAAALLFAATTARAQGPGLDRAPTPVNPELVARPSFRATRTTTPVVVDGTLDDAAWAAAPVLTDFVQQLPSTGYPALFRTEVRVLYDATNLYIGAVNYDPEPQKAITVGLERDFVSSNSDIFGVVFDTFNDKRNSFLFLVNPKGAVRDEQTFNDSRNIVEAWDGISTVRTRQRDSSWTLEMTIPLKTLRFDASRDPQTWGINFIRRVRRVNETSYWAPLERQYRVHRMSKAGTMEGITGLKQGRNLQIKPYALAGNSVGAQVPSGSLGSKADIGGDLKYGVTPSLTLDLTVNTDFSQVEVDQQVVNLTRFGILFPERREFFIENSGSFTLGDVAERNYRMGASLSDFTLFNSRQIGLTKDGLPIPIAGGGRLTGRVAGWEVGLLDMQTQRAGTSPTENFAVARVRRNIFGNSDIGLLAANRQATDSSGTYNRSYGVDANIRLLGNLIINSYFAVSDADTASSDGTAGRVSAAYRGKLWNTSAMYKRVSDNFDPGIGFVNRRGFQQLYGTTGIHARPKLKLIQELNPYVEADVYTDLDGTAQSHNLTAALDIFFQPDGELKLEVNDWFDRLDRAFTPFPGRSIPIGRYNFRNAKATYTSTQRYPVYGNASVQVGDFYNGTNTTLSGGLTWRPRYDISFEGTYQHNDVALPSGAFAADLAGVRLKYAYSTTLFGSTFVQYNTQSRSFVTNARLAWRYAPLSDVFLVYTERQNTFTNVRNERSVAIKVTRMAAF from the coding sequence ATGCCTCACCACTCGACGCCGCGGCGTTTTTCGTATCTGTCACTCGCCGCCGCGCTGCTGTTCGCCGCGACTACCGCTCGCGCGCAGGGCCCGGGCCTCGACCGCGCACCCACTCCGGTCAATCCGGAGCTGGTGGCCCGGCCGTCGTTCCGCGCCACACGCACCACGACCCCCGTCGTCGTGGACGGCACCCTCGATGACGCCGCCTGGGCCGCCGCCCCCGTGCTCACCGACTTCGTGCAGCAGCTGCCGAGCACCGGGTATCCCGCGCTCTTCCGCACCGAGGTGCGGGTACTCTACGACGCCACCAACCTGTACATCGGTGCCGTCAACTACGATCCGGAACCGCAGAAGGCGATTACGGTCGGACTCGAACGCGATTTCGTGTCGTCGAACAGCGACATCTTCGGCGTTGTGTTCGACACCTTCAACGACAAGCGTAATTCGTTTCTGTTCCTGGTGAATCCGAAGGGTGCTGTGCGCGACGAGCAGACGTTCAACGACTCTCGCAACATCGTTGAAGCGTGGGACGGCATCTCCACGGTCCGTACGCGGCAGCGCGATTCGAGCTGGACACTCGAGATGACGATTCCGCTCAAGACGCTGCGCTTCGATGCCTCGCGCGATCCGCAGACGTGGGGCATCAACTTCATCCGTCGCGTGCGTCGCGTGAACGAGACGTCGTACTGGGCGCCGCTGGAACGGCAGTATCGTGTGCATCGCATGTCGAAGGCCGGCACGATGGAAGGCATCACCGGGCTCAAACAGGGACGCAACCTGCAGATCAAGCCGTACGCGCTGGCCGGTAACTCTGTGGGTGCGCAGGTGCCGAGCGGCTCGCTGGGCAGCAAGGCTGACATCGGCGGTGATCTCAAGTACGGTGTGACGCCGTCGCTCACGCTCGACCTCACCGTCAACACCGACTTCTCGCAGGTCGAAGTCGATCAGCAGGTCGTGAACCTCACCCGCTTCGGCATTCTGTTTCCTGAGCGTCGCGAGTTCTTCATCGAGAACTCCGGTTCGTTCACCTTGGGCGACGTGGCCGAGCGGAACTACCGGATGGGCGCGTCGCTGAGTGATTTCACGCTGTTCAACTCGCGTCAGATCGGTCTCACGAAAGACGGACTACCCATTCCGATCGCCGGCGGCGGTCGTCTCACCGGTCGCGTGGCCGGCTGGGAAGTGGGATTGCTCGACATGCAGACGCAACGTGCTGGCACGAGCCCCACCGAGAACTTTGCCGTCGCCCGCGTACGCCGAAACATCTTCGGCAACTCCGACATCGGACTGCTCGCGGCCAATCGTCAGGCTACTGACAGCAGCGGAACGTACAATCGCTCCTACGGCGTCGACGCGAACATCCGCTTGCTGGGCAATCTGATCATCAACTCGTATTTCGCCGTGAGTGATGCAGACACCGCCAGCTCCGATGGCACCGCCGGGCGCGTCTCGGCGGCGTACCGCGGGAAGCTCTGGAATACGTCGGCGATGTACAAGCGCGTGTCCGACAATTTCGACCCCGGCATCGGCTTCGTGAACCGTCGCGGCTTTCAGCAGCTGTACGGCACGACGGGCATCCACGCACGACCGAAGCTCAAGCTGATTCAGGAGCTCAATCCGTACGTCGAAGCCGACGTGTACACGGATCTCGATGGCACCGCGCAGTCGCACAACCTGACCGCCGCACTCGACATCTTCTTCCAGCCCGACGGTGAACTGAAGCTCGAGGTGAATGACTGGTTCGACCGCCTCGACCGCGCCTTCACACCATTCCCTGGACGGTCGATTCCGATCGGCCGCTACAACTTCCGCAACGCGAAGGCCACCTACACCTCCACGCAGCGCTATCCGGTGTACGGCAACGCCAGCGTGCAGGTGGGCGATTTCTACAACGGCACCAACACCACGCTGAGCGGTGGACTCACCTGGCGCCCGCGCTACGACATCAGCTTCGAAGGCACGTATCAGCACAACGACGTCGCCTTGCCCAGCGGCGCCTTTGCCGCCGACCTGGCTGGCGTGCGCCTGAAGTACGCGTACTCCACCACGCTCTTCGGCAGCACCTTCGTGCAATACAACACGCAGTCACGCAGCTTCGTGACCAACGCGCGGCTGGCGTGGCGCTACGCACCGCTCAGCGATGTGTTCCTCGTGTATACCGAGCGGCAGAATACGTTCACGAACGTACGCAACGAACGGTCGGTGGCGATCAAAGTCACGCGCATGGCGGCGTTTTAG
- a CDS encoding cupin domain-containing protein: MTTFVYPHTIDNGAGERLTFLRRVPSETGDRLEVENVVAPGAGPPMHVHHRQSEVLTVVRGRIGYQRPGQPAEYAGPGETVAFMAGDAHRFWNAGDDDLVCSGYIDPADNIEYFLGEIFASSRRSGGDMPNVFDAAYLTSRYRSEFTMLAVPAPVQRLVFPVLVAIGRLLGRYARYADAPEPIR; this comes from the coding sequence ATGACAACCTTTGTCTATCCTCACACCATCGACAACGGTGCCGGCGAGCGCCTCACCTTTCTCCGACGTGTGCCGAGCGAGACCGGCGACCGGCTCGAAGTCGAAAACGTCGTCGCTCCTGGCGCGGGACCGCCGATGCACGTGCATCATCGCCAGTCTGAGGTCCTCACCGTCGTGCGCGGTCGGATCGGCTATCAGCGCCCTGGGCAGCCGGCCGAATATGCCGGGCCGGGGGAAACGGTAGCGTTCATGGCGGGCGATGCGCACCGCTTCTGGAACGCCGGTGACGACGACCTGGTCTGCTCAGGCTACATCGATCCGGCCGACAACATCGAGTACTTCCTGGGCGAGATCTTCGCATCGTCGCGACGCAGCGGCGGCGACATGCCCAACGTGTTCGACGCGGCCTATCTCACGAGTCGCTACCGCAGCGAGTTCACGATGCTCGCCGTTCCCGCGCCGGTGCAGCGGCTGGTATTTCCGGTGCTGGTGGCGATCGGCCGCCTGCTCGGCCGGTACGCGCGCTACGCTGACGCACCGGAACCGATCCGCTAG
- a CDS encoding HAMP domain-containing methyl-accepting chemotaxis protein, which translates to MQWLNNLKIRAKLLTMMGVSLALTVVVGGFALWRMNAVHAEGVNISSVLLPSVKYIGEVSATAREIQSLQFQHIAMPDDAGMNDIETRLTTAFADLEASKKSYEVLPATTEETAAYARFNAAWTTYIAPWESIRLLSRAQKAREANGALTSMLDEYQVVDQELIAVSEINAKGATAATAKAAAIYAQSKLFVMLAVALAAILGMAMALVVSGRIAKTVSLLAERTQSLRHACIAGTRRGLSAMAVGDLSVSVTSTTTTINNTDGDEIGDISRAVDAIIGDIQETIAAFSSTQSTIRTVIGETQMLVDAAIRGDLVKRADAQRHQGAFRQLVEGMNGTLAAVAAPIGEAKSVLGRLADKDLTGRMSGSYEGDYAEMQSSINLAIENLENTITQVATASDQVASASTQITAGGQSLASGSSEQAASLEEVSASVQEFATMARQSAVNATEAQTMSIDARTNATEGAARMQRLTEAVNEIKQSSSETAKIMKSIEEIAFQTNLLALNAAVEAARAGDAGRGFAVVAEEVRSLAIRSAEASKSTAELIERGLASAERGVSLNAEVSQSFGRINDQVERVAEVMAQIASAANQQASGVSQINVALEQLNQVTQQVAANAEESASAAEELNSQAASLNDTVSAFTLASDATGSSRRSFSGGRSRGRSLAA; encoded by the coding sequence ATGCAATGGCTGAATAACCTGAAAATCCGCGCCAAGCTTCTCACCATGATGGGCGTGTCGCTGGCGCTCACCGTAGTGGTTGGTGGCTTTGCCCTGTGGCGAATGAATGCCGTGCATGCTGAAGGGGTGAACATCTCCAGCGTGCTGCTGCCCAGCGTGAAATACATCGGCGAAGTGTCGGCAACGGCACGCGAGATACAGTCGCTGCAGTTCCAGCACATTGCCATGCCCGACGACGCCGGCATGAATGACATTGAAACTCGACTGACGACCGCCTTCGCCGATCTCGAGGCCTCGAAGAAGAGTTACGAGGTGTTGCCGGCTACTACCGAAGAGACGGCCGCCTATGCGCGATTCAACGCCGCGTGGACGACCTACATCGCGCCATGGGAGAGCATCCGGCTCCTGTCGCGGGCGCAGAAGGCGCGCGAGGCGAATGGCGCGCTCACCAGCATGCTTGACGAGTACCAGGTGGTCGACCAGGAACTGATCGCGGTGAGCGAGATCAATGCGAAGGGGGCAACCGCCGCTACGGCGAAGGCCGCAGCGATCTACGCCCAGTCGAAGTTGTTCGTCATGCTCGCCGTTGCACTGGCGGCGATCCTTGGCATGGCGATGGCGCTGGTCGTCTCGGGACGCATTGCGAAGACCGTTTCGCTGCTGGCCGAGCGCACGCAGTCGTTGCGTCATGCTTGTATCGCCGGCACCCGTCGCGGCCTTTCGGCCATGGCGGTCGGCGACCTGAGCGTCTCCGTTACATCGACGACCACCACGATCAACAACACCGACGGCGACGAGATTGGCGATATCTCGCGGGCCGTCGACGCTATCATCGGCGACATCCAAGAGACCATCGCGGCCTTCTCCTCCACGCAGTCGACGATTCGCACGGTCATCGGCGAGACGCAGATGCTGGTCGACGCGGCCATACGTGGAGATCTCGTGAAGCGGGCGGACGCGCAGCGTCACCAAGGGGCTTTCCGGCAGCTCGTGGAAGGCATGAATGGAACGCTCGCTGCCGTCGCCGCGCCGATCGGTGAGGCGAAGTCGGTGCTGGGTCGCCTGGCCGACAAGGACCTCACGGGCCGGATGTCAGGGAGCTACGAGGGTGATTACGCCGAAATGCAGTCTTCGATCAATCTGGCGATCGAGAATCTCGAGAACACGATCACGCAGGTCGCGACCGCGTCGGATCAGGTGGCGTCGGCGAGCACGCAGATCACGGCCGGCGGACAGTCGCTCGCTTCCGGCTCGAGCGAGCAGGCCGCGAGCCTCGAAGAAGTGTCGGCGAGTGTGCAGGAGTTCGCCACCATGGCCAGACAGAGCGCCGTCAACGCCACGGAAGCGCAAACGATGTCGATCGATGCACGTACGAACGCCACGGAGGGCGCTGCCCGAATGCAGCGCCTCACCGAGGCCGTGAATGAGATCAAGCAGTCGAGTTCGGAGACCGCCAAGATCATGAAGTCTATCGAGGAGATTGCCTTCCAGACAAACCTGCTCGCGCTCAACGCAGCGGTTGAAGCAGCTCGAGCGGGCGATGCTGGCCGTGGCTTTGCCGTCGTGGCCGAAGAGGTTCGCTCGCTGGCCATTCGGTCAGCCGAGGCGTCGAAATCGACCGCTGAGTTGATCGAACGTGGATTGGCCAGCGCCGAGCGCGGCGTCTCGCTCAATGCCGAAGTCTCGCAGAGCTTCGGTCGTATCAACGATCAGGTCGAACGCGTGGCGGAAGTCATGGCGCAGATCGCGTCAGCGGCCAATCAGCAGGCCAGCGGCGTGTCGCAGATCAACGTGGCACTCGAGCAGCTCAATCAGGTCACGCAACAGGTGGCCGCCAACGCCGAAGAGAGCGCGAGTGCGGCGGAGGAGCTGAACAGCCAGGCGGCATCGCTCAACGATACCGTGTCGGCGTTCACGCTGGCGTCGGACGCGACGGGATCATCGCGACGGAGTTTCTCGGGCGGGCGGTCGCGAGGTCGTTCACTCGCCGCGTAG